CAAGCTAATACTTTCCTACCTTAGATATAGATATAATTTATGTTCATTGCAATGAATAGTTGCTGGAGATGTGTGAGAAGTGTCTTCCACATGTAAGAAATGTGGATTAGTTAACGTTGATGGCAAATTCTTCTGTGAATATTGTGGAGCCAGACTCCGCCGTTCATCCATCTACGACCTTACGGTGGATGACTTCATTACTGATGGAGACCGTGAGGCTTTTAATATCTTAAAATGCATCGGCTCCCTCATCCCATTTCTATATTCAACTATTATCAAACCTAAACTCCAGACGGCTACTTCAAAATATATCCGAAGCCATACTTCTCCGACTGAAAGGTTGACGACGTTGAGTGTAGATTGTGCTGAGATCTTGGCCTTAGAATATCTACCGGAAGTGTATGTTACCGATCTTGGTCAGAAGAATGCGATCACTCTTGGCGATGATTCAGAAGCTCTAATAGTGTTAGATAATGGTCTCCAGAAAAGTCTTTCAGATGGTGAGCTACGTGCGCTATTGGGCCATGAGATGGGGCATATTAAGAGTCGACACCTAGCCTACCATGTCACGGCTGAGGTTCTTGAACGTGGCCTAGCCTTCGCATCGCATCTAACAAATACTGGCATACTCTCTTTACCGGTGAAACCTATTCTTCTTGCATGGCATAGAGAATCGGAGCTCAGCGCTGATAGGGCAAGCCTCATAGTGGCCGGCGATATAACTCATGTCGAAACTATGTTCTTGAAGATGATAGGTGAAGCCTTGTCTCGAAAGGTCGATACGACAGTAAACTCAGTGATCGAGACCTTCAGTAGCCACCCACACTATTTGAACAGACTCAAAGCTTTAAGAGAGTTCTTAACATCCACTGAATACAAAATGATAAGTATGAAGTTGCTTCGAAAGAAGATGCTTAGATCTGCTCTTGTA
Above is a window of Candidatus Bathyarchaeota archaeon DNA encoding:
- a CDS encoding M48 family metalloprotease translates to MSSTCKKCGLVNVDGKFFCEYCGARLRRSSIYDLTVDDFITDGDREAFNILKCIGSLIPFLYSTIIKPKLQTATSKYIRSHTSPTERLTTLSVDCAEILALEYLPEVYVTDLGQKNAITLGDDSEALIVLDNGLQKSLSDGELRALLGHEMGHIKSRHLAYHVTAEVLERGLAFASHLTNTGILSLPVKPILLAWHRESELSADRASLIVAGDITHVETMFLKMIGEALSRKVDTTVNSVIETFSSHPHYLNRLKALREFLTSTEYKMISMKLLRKKMLRSALVEFCRFCGSSKHVEDVFCPSCGRALA